A region of Calditrichota bacterium DNA encodes the following proteins:
- a CDS encoding alpha,alpha-trehalase, protein MTQKDFQTIYHYIEGQWQRSVRFTPKNQGTIIGMPYPYTVPCPDEDVMQNYFYWDTFFINVGLLEQGQVSLARDNVDNLLFMVQKYGFVPNGNQTYFLNRSQPPFLLLMIRDVFQHTQDREWLRQSYKIWKIEYDFWMQHRMTPIGLNQHLNHATDQELIEFYEHELKTRLGFSVSSTEKKITIAHHHLAEAETGWDFTPRFGKKCANYINLELNAILYLSEKTAGEVAEILGHRDASEWQKRAEKRRKLYLRYHWNEKEKIFSDYDFVNKRHSQIASLATFAPLWAEIATHEQAKAVAGNLGKFEFDFGVAVCENSESKIIYQWDFPNGWPPIFYLTIAGLEKYNFHEEARRIAEKYLTVVAKNFQETNALWEKYNVTDGSVNVKDEYKMPSMLGWTAGVFVFCYNFLFGN, encoded by the coding sequence ATGACACAAAAAGATTTTCAAACAATCTATCACTACATCGAAGGACAATGGCAGAGGTCGGTTCGGTTTACGCCTAAAAATCAGGGGACGATCATTGGGATGCCTTATCCTTACACGGTTCCCTGTCCCGACGAAGATGTCATGCAGAATTATTTTTACTGGGATACTTTTTTCATCAATGTCGGTTTGTTGGAGCAGGGACAGGTTTCTCTGGCGCGCGACAATGTGGACAATTTGCTTTTTATGGTGCAAAAATATGGGTTTGTGCCCAATGGCAATCAGACTTATTTTTTGAATCGCTCCCAGCCGCCATTCTTATTATTGATGATTAGAGATGTTTTTCAGCATACACAAGACCGCGAGTGGCTCAGGCAAAGTTACAAAATCTGGAAAATTGAATACGATTTCTGGATGCAGCATCGCATGACGCCCATTGGTTTGAATCAACATCTCAATCATGCCACTGATCAGGAGTTGATTGAATTTTACGAGCATGAATTGAAGACGAGACTTGGCTTCTCCGTTTCTTCCACAGAAAAGAAAATTACCATCGCTCATCATCATCTGGCAGAGGCAGAGACGGGCTGGGATTTTACGCCTCGCTTCGGGAAAAAATGCGCCAATTACATCAATCTCGAACTTAATGCGATTCTTTATTTGAGCGAGAAGACAGCCGGTGAAGTCGCTGAAATTCTGGGCCATCGAGATGCAAGCGAATGGCAGAAACGCGCGGAAAAAAGGAGAAAACTCTATCTGCGCTATCACTGGAATGAAAAAGAAAAAATATTTTCAGATTATGACTTTGTGAACAAGCGCCACAGCCAAATCGCATCGCTGGCTACATTTGCGCCTCTCTGGGCAGAGATTGCCACGCATGAGCAGGCAAAAGCCGTAGCCGGGAATCTTGGTAAGTTTGAATTTGATTTTGGTGTTGCGGTGTGTGAAAACAGCGAGTCGAAGATAATTTATCAGTGGGATTTTCCCAATGGCTGGCCTCCGATTTTTTATTTGACAATTGCCGGACTGGAAAAATACAATTTTCACGAAGAAGCGCGTCGCATCGCTGAAAAATATTTGACAGTCGTGGCGAAGAATTTTCAGGAGACGAATGCTTTGTGGGAAAAATATAATGTCACTGATGGTTCGGTGAATGTGAAAGATGAATATAAAATGCCGTCTATGCTGGGCTGGACTGCGGGGGTGTTTGTGTTTTGTTATAATTTTTTGTTTGGTAATTAA